The genomic window AAAGAGGTACAGAGAGTATATGAAAAAGGTATGTGAGGGACAGGAGAACCTCTACATAAAACAGGATGAAGTGATTGATATAGTCCTCGGCTCGGATAATGAGGTTGTTGCGGTAAAAACTAAACTGGGTATAGAGTACAAGGTTAAAGCTGTGGTCGTGACTACAGGCACGTTCCTGAATGGACTCATATATATAGGGGACAAAACCTTTCCTGCTGGAAGAGCGTGGGAGCCTCGCTCTGAAGGGCTGGCTGAGTTCTACAGAAGACACGGATTTCCGTTGTTGAGATTTAAGACAGGAACACCAGCAAGGCTGGACAGCAGGACTATAGACTACTCGGTGCTTGAAAGGGCACCCGGAGATGACCCACCCCCTAAGTTCTCCTTCTGGACTGAACCTTTGGGTTCGTACTGGTTTGAACCGGGAAAGGAACAGGTGGACTGTTGGATAACCTACACCACTCCAAAGACCCATGAAATAATAAGCAAAAACCTCCATAGAACAGCCCTTTACGGGGGGTTAATAAAAGGTGTGGGTCCAAGATATTGCCCTTCAATAGAGGATAAAGTGGTGAAATTCCCAGATAAGGCGAGGCATACAGTATTCCTTGAACCGGAAGGACTTGACACTATAGAAGTGTATCCAAACGGGCTCTCAACCTCCTTGCCAGAGGAAATCCAATGGGAGCTTTATCGTTCAATACCCGGTCTTGAAAGGGTTGAGCTTATACGTCCAGCTTACGCGATAGAGTATGATGTTGTTCCTCCGACAGAGCTTTATCCGACCCTGGAAACTAAGAAGATAAGGGGACTTTTCCATGCGGGAAACTTCAACGGGACAACCGGTTATGAGGAGGCTGCAGGGCAGGGTATCGTTGCAGGTATAAATGCGGCATTGAGGGCTTTAGGCAGAGAGCCTATATACCTTAGAAGGGATGAAAGTTACATAGGTGTGATGATAGATGACCTCACCACAAAAGGTGTACTTGAGCCTTACAGGTTGTTCACCTCAAGGTCGGAATTCAGGCTTTATCTCAGGCAGGATAACGCCATACTCAGGCTTGCCAAGCTTGGGCATGGGTTGGGTCTGCTTAACGATGAGCAGTTTAACCTTGTAAAGGAGATAGAGGGTGAGATAGAAAGGTGGAAGGAGTTCTACAAGAGAGAGAAGGTCTCCGTTGCAGTTGGTGAAGGCATTAGGAGCTATACGGTAGCGACCCTTTTTACTGCGGACTATACTATAGAAGACCTTAAGGAAAAGTTTGGTTATAGCGTACCCGAACATCCTTATGTCAAGGAAGAGCTTGAGATAGAACTAAAGTATGAACCTTACATAGAAAGGGAGAGGAAGTTAAACGAGAAACTCAAAAGACTTGAAGATATAAGGATACCTGAAGATATGGATTACAGCAAAGTTCATGGACTTACCAACGAAGCCAGGGAGAAGTTGAGCAAGATGAAACCCCTGACTGTAGGTCAGGCTGCCAGAATAGACGGTATAACCCCGGCTGCAGTAACAGCGCTCCTCATTTACCTGGGTAAACTTGAATGATTTACTTTATCTCTGACACGCACTTTTACCATTTCAACATTCTAAAGCTCAATCCCCAAGCCCGGAAGTTTGGTTTTGAACGTATAACCGTTGAAGCTCTGGAGAAAACCCTCAAGGAAGGTGATACCCTGTACCACCTCGGAGACTTTACCTGGCAACTTTACGATGAGTTTGGTGTTCTTGAAAGATGGAAGGAACTACCTGCAAGAAAGGTACTTATCATGGGAAACCACGATGAGAGATTCGGAAGCTCTGTGCTCAGGGAGTTCTTTGATGAGGTCTATGAATTTTCGTTATTGTTGGAAGAGTCGGGCAGGAAATTTCTCCTTTCCCACTACCCAGCCCTTGACCTTAAAACGAACAGATTTCCCGATAGACAGGAAAGGGTTGAAAAGGAGTTTTTTCAAAGCGGATGTGATTTTCTCGTACATGGACATGTCCATTACAACAACGGCGGACCGATGTGCGGGTGTGGCTCAAAGGGAATTCCCTGTTTTAATGTAAATGTTGAGCTTCATAACTTTAGACCTGTAAGTTTAGAGGAATTACTCTTTGCAGGTTGTGAAGGAAAACTGTGATAAATTCCTCCTCTTCTATTCCCAGTTCCCTTAAAGAGACTATCCTTTCAGAGAGAAGCTCAGCAGGTACACCTATCAGCTCCTGCACCCTTTCGTAATCAAAATCAAGGTAAACGCTCCCGTGCACCAGAAAACTCCTTTTGAGAGTTCTCATAGCCATTGATACCAGTTTCCTTTTCCTGTAAGTGAGCTCTCCCAGCGTGGGAACCCAGAAGCAGAAAAAGTTGTCAATATATCTTCCCCTGAAACGCTCAAGGGTTACCTCAATTCCAAGATTGGAGAAGGAGTTTATAAAAACCTCAGCCACTTTTCTGTATATTCTTGAGGGTGTTAAACCCCACCTCTCTCTGAGGTCAACTATTGAGAAGGATACATCCCAGCCGTGGAGTAGAGCTCCGCCGCCCGTAGGTCTACGAACCGTGGGAACCGTTAAAAACGGTTTTTCCTTTTGGAAGTAACCAAGGCTCAGGCATATTCTGTCCCACTTATACAGACGTACCGAGGGTTCTCTAAAGGGTGTATGTTCAAAGGAGAGGAGGGCTTCTTCGTCCCTCCTCATATTTTCCTCCGGAGAAAGGGTTTCTACCTTAATCTCCCACACCTTGCTTTAGGCTGTTTGCTCTTTGTGCTTTTCTATTCTCCAGAGGTTCCTCTTCTCGGAGGGGGATACAAGGCTTATAGCCGTACCTTCCCTTCCAAACCTTCCGGTCCTTCCTATTCTGTGGGTGTAAACCCTTGGGTCTTCAGGTAGGTGGAAGTTAATTATTATGCTCACACCCTCAATATCCAGACCTCTTGATGCCACATCAGTAGCTACAAGCACTTTTACATTTCCGTTCCTGAAGAGCCTCATAACGGTTTCCCTTCTCTTCTGGGTCATGTCTCCGTGAAGGGCTTCTACGTTGTAGCCCTTCCTTCTGAGCTGATAAGCCAGCTCTTTGGCGTTCTTCTTCATCTTAACGAAGACTATTACCTTTTCGTCCTTGTTTTCCCTAAGAATCCTCTCCAGCTCTTCTGTCTTATGAATTTCCGAGCGTGTTCTGACAACTATCTCGTTTATTCTTGGCTTTAGCTCTTCTGACTCAATGCTCACATGTTCAAAGCCCGGCTTCATGAACTTTCTTGCTATTTCCTTTATCTCTCTGGGAACCGTTGCGGACACGAAAAAGGTCTGTCTCTCTTCAGGGAGTTTAGAGACTATCCATTCAATATCCTCTCTAAAACCCATATCCAGCATTATGTCCACTTCATCTAAAACCAGATATCTGAATGTATCAAGCTTTAAGGCACCCCTCTCTATCAGGTCCTTAACTCTTCCGGGTGTTCCCACCACAATATCCGGAATCCTCTTCTCCAGCAACGACAGGTCTCTGCCTACAGATGTCCCTCCGTAGAAAGCAAACACGCTTACCCTTGAGAACCTTGTAAGTTCCCTTAGGTGGTCTTTAATCTGGATCGCCAGTTCCCTTGTCGGTGCAAGAATAAGAGCCCTTTCTCCCCTCTGAAGTTTCTCAATTATAGGTATACCGAAGGCTCCCGTCTTACCTGTTCCCGTCCTTGCCTGAATCAAAATGTCCTTACCCTCAAGAGCTACGGGAATAGCTGACTCTTGAATGGGTGTTGGTTTCACAAATTCAATTTCCTCAAGGGCATTTTGAATCCTCTGACTGAGTTGTCTGAATGTGAACTGCATATGTTCCTCCTTTAGTTTTTATGGTGTCTTGAATTTAATTGCTTTTTTCCCTTTTGCAAGTTAGATTTTAGAATAACGTAAATAGGAGGTGAGGGATGAGTAAGCAGACTAAACAACTTGGAGGCTGGGGATTGGTTGGAGCCTTGGTTGCCTCAATACTAAGTGCAGCCATTCCCTTTATAGGGATACTCGCCCTTGTAGGTTGGATACTGGCGGTTATCGCTTATATCAAGGCTTCGGAAGAGCTTGGGGAACCTGAGATAAAGGCTAACGTCATAAAAGCGATAGTTGCAGGTGTAGTTGCTCTCGTTGTCTTCATACTTGGTGGGGGGACTATGGCTGCGGGAATGCTCTCCCAGATGCGTGAAGGTGGTGGCATGCACATGGGAGGTACAGGGTTACTGATCATGGTCGTCGCTTGGGTTATAGGTCTTGTGGCAGCATGGTTTTGGTACAAAGCCAACTCCTACATGACCGAGAAAACTCAAGTGGGTTTATTTAAAACCGGTGGACTGCTTATGTTTGTGGGTGCAGTCCTGGCAATAATCCTGATCGGAGGACTCATATCGCTGATTGGCGAGATACTGCTTATAGTCGCCTGGTTTAGTGTGCAGGAGAAGGTGGAAGAACCTCAAACCGTCTAATTGTAAACCTTAACCACCCTGTAAAAGGTGTCCCTCTCAACGGGCACCTTCCCTGCCTTTTTTATAAGAGAAACGAGCCTGTCTATGGAGTGACCGTAAGCTGCCATCGTACCTGCAGAGTGGACTATCTTCTCCTCCTCTATGGTACCATCAAGGTCATCAGCTCCAAAGTTTAAAGCTATTTGGGCCACCTTTTCTCCAAGGGTCACCCAGTAAGCCTTTATATGGGGAAAGTTATCCAAAAATATCCTTGATATAGCTATCGTCTTAAGGTCATCCACAGAGGAGGTTCTCCTTCCTCCGAGTCTGGTTCCTTCAGGCCAGTATGCTAGAGGTATGAAAACCTGAAAGCCTCCTGTCTCGTCCTGAATCTCCCTCAACCTTGCAAGGTGTTCAACTCTTTCCTCAATGGTTTCTACATGTCCGTAAAGCATCGTAGCATTGGTAGGTATTCCGAGCCTATGAGCAGTTCTGTGGACCTCCAGGTACTCCTCAGCGTTTGCCTTGTTTGGTGCTATTATACGTCTTGCCCTGTCTGAAAATATCTCAGCACCTCCCCCAGGAAGGGCTTCAAGACCAGCCTCCTTGAGCTCTCCGAGCACCTCTTCGTAGCTCTTCTTTGAAATCTTGGACATGTGATGTATCTCTATGGCAGTCCAGGCTTTCACGACCACGTCCGGAAAACTTTCCTTTATAGCTCTGATAAGCTGTATGTACCTTTCGTAGCCCCAATGGGGAGGTATACCTCCTACCATATGAACCTCTCTTCCCCCTGCCTTATAGGTTTCTTCTACCTTCCTGAGGATATCTTCAAGGCTGAGCTCGTAGGCTTTCGGGTCTGACTTCTTTACACCAAAGGCGCAGAAATCACACTGGTAAACACATACGTTCGTCGGGTTTATCTGCCTGTTTACGATAAAGTAAGCGTTCATACCGTTTTTTCTGCGGTTTACCAACTCCGCAAGGTGCCCTATTGCTGAAAGCTCGTTGCTCTCAAAGAGGTATAAGGCGTCTTCCTCGCTTATCCTCTCTTCATTGACTACCTTCTGGGCTATGTCTGATAGCCTACTGTCAGATATGGTTTTGAAAAGGTCATCTATGGTTAGTTCCATTGCTTTCCTCCTCGCAAAGGACATTATATTAGGTTTAAATTATAAATATGATAAAAAACAAATTTAAAGGAGCCATACTTGGTGCAGCTCTCGGGGACGCTATAGGTAAATGTGTTGAAGACATAGTTGAAGAAGAAGTGTATGAATTTTACGGAGGCAGGGTGGAAGGGTTTGTCCCCCCTCATCCCTCAAGTCCGGCTCACGGTCAGCTTCCGGAAGAGACTTCGGACGAAACCACTATTATGGCTCTCCTACTTGAAAGTGTTGTTGCTAAGAAGGAGATAGACGTAAGAGACTTTCTCAACAGATTGATTCTCTGGTATGAGGATGAAGCTAAGCACAGGTATCCTGACCCATCCTTGCTAACAGCCATAGACCTTCTATCTCAGGGTATCAACCCGTCAACCCATGGACTATCCTCAAGCTCCATAGAAGGTATCCTTAGAAGCATAGTGGTTGGTCTTTATCACTACAACAACCCTGACCTGGCTGCGGAAGGCTCTAAGCTTGTATCTCTTCTTACCCACAGGAGCGATGCCGTATCAAATGCTGCTGCTGTCTTGGGTGCTGCCATATCCTACTTAGTTCTTGAAGAGTTTGACCTTAGAGATTTCAACGAGAGGATACGTTTTATAAACTCCCTCAAGCGTTTCTTGACTGACAAGAAATACGAAAAGCCTCTTGACCTTGTACAGGAACTACTTTATGAACAGGCAGACCTTAGTATGGCTATAAGAAACATAGGGAACGGCTCTTACGTGTTTGAGGCGCTACCCCTTGCTCTGTTTATATTCCTGTCAAACATTGAGACCCCTATGGAGGGTTTTTGGTGGGCAGTGAATTCCTATGGAGATTACGGCGGAGATACAGATGCCATAGCCTTCCTCGTGGGTGCTTTTGTGGGTGCTTACTTTGGAGACTCGGTTTTTCCACCGCACTTGCTTGAAGAGCTTGAAGGTTCAAGAAAGTATGAGGGATTGGCAGAAAAACTGTATGATATTACAGAAAAAATGATAACGAGGAGGTAAAAATAATGCCTTACAAATTGCAGGAGAGCTTTTTAAATACGGCGAGGAAGAGGAAAGTAAAGGTTTCCATTTACCTTGTAAACGGAGTAAGGCTTCAGGGAAAGGTCAGGTCTTTTGATATGTTTACAATACTTTTGGAAGATGGCAAGCAGCAGACTTTAGTTTACAAGCACGCTATAACCACAATAATACCCCACGAGAGGCTTGATATAGAGTTTGAAGAGGAAGGTATACCGGGGCAAGCTTAGCCCCGTTTTTTTAAAGCATCCCAGGAGGTTTACCTTTAGATATTACGAGCCTGTCTACAGGTTTACCTCCTTTAAGGTGTTCGTTTATTATCTCTTCCACATCCTCTACCTTAACATTGCCGTACCACACACCCTCCGGGTAAACGACTATGGTTGGACCCATCATGCACGGTCCCAGGCAACCTGTAGGTGTAACAGCAGTCGTCATAAAGAGTTCCGGATCCATCTGAAGCTTTTCCATGAAAGCTTGATAGACCTCTCTTGAGCCCTTCTCTGCACAGGAACCTTGAGGATGTCCGGGTGGTCTCTGGTTTACGCATATAAACACGTGCTTGAATTCCATTCTTTGCACCTCCGCTCTTTTTTCGTAATTTTAACAGCCTTCCGTGATATAACCCTATGAGTTTTATCAACTACTTCAGAACCTTCTTAGTCTTTATGTAAAAGATGTAAAGGTCAAGCTCTGCCTGCGTTATACCGAGTTCTCTGCAGACATCGTGGAGCACCTCCTCAGCCTCCAGATACCTTTTGGGGGTCAGTGTCTTTACCTCCGGAAAGAGTCCGTTCTCAGTAAGGAACCTGTAAACGTGTCTGTCTATTATCGCTATATCCTCCGCACCTATATTTCTGAGGAAATGGGACGCCTCTTTGTATCCAAAGCCTTTTATCTTGTGTTCAGATCTTGGGTCTGCCAGAAGCTCACGCACCTTTTTTCTGTCTTCTTCCTCTCTTATCAAATTGTTAATAAGGTCCCACCTCTCCCTTACCTCAACGATCCTCTCAGCCCTTTGCTCTGGAAATCTGTGCCCGTGACTTCTTATGGTCTGTGCAAGCTCATTGTAGCTAAGCCTCATAAATCCTTCATCTCCTAAGGAAGCCTGAATCCTTATACCCATAGCTGCCGAGGAGTTTGCCGTAAGTATGCAAAAACACAGCTCGGAGAATAACCCCGACCTATAATCAATGTCCAGAAAAGGTCTGAAATCAAAGTGGGTTATTCCCTCATCACCCAGTCTTTTAAATTCTCCAATCCTCTGTTTCACATACTTAGAAACCTCTGGGATAACCTCTCTAACCTTCTCAACCGCTATCCTCATCTTAGGCTGGGCTCTCCCTGATAGATTATCCTCAGGAGCTTCTCTAACTTCTCTTCGGTCTGTGACTCGTTCCTTGAAACCACGTTTATGTGCCCAACCTTCCTCCTGGGTTTCTTTTCCTTACCGTACCAGTAAATCTTTGTACCTTCTATCCTGAGTATCTCCTCAATCGGAAGCTCATCCAGAGACATACCGAGTATGTTTACCATACCCGCAGAAGCCTTCAATTTGGTGGAGCCTAAGGGTAACCCTGTTATAGCTCTGAGCAAGTTCTCAAATTGAGAAGTGTAGCATCCATCAAGGGTGTAATGTCCTGTGTTGTGAGGTCTTGGAGCGAACTCATTTATTAGAACTTTATGCTCTTTTGTTACAAAGAACTCCACTGCGAGCAGACCAACTATTTTAAGGTCCTCCAGGAGCTGGGAAACTATACTGACTATCTCCTTCTCGCAAGTTAGTCTCTCGGCGGTTCTGTTGTACAGCAGTATCCCCTCATCGTGGATGTTTTCTGTTATCGGAAATACCTTGATGTTACCCTCCGAATCCCTTACACCGACTGCAGAAACTTCCCCTTGAAAATCAATAAACTCTTCAACCACAAAACTTTCTTCTTCCGAGTGGTTTTCCAGGATAACCTCTATGTCTTCCTCTCTAAAAACCCTGTACTGACCCTTACCATCGTAACCCAACTTCTCACACTTCACTACGGCTGGGAAACCTATCTCCTGTAACAACCCTTTTAATTGAGAGAGCTTACCCCTTCTAAAGTTTGCAACCGGATACCCATGCTTATATAAAAAGTTCTTCTCCTCACCTCTGTTCTGCTTCAATCTTAAAGCTGTCAGATTGGGAACAGTTTTTCCCTCAGCCCTTTGCAGGATTTCCTCCTCTATGTGTTCAAACTCGTAAGTTATAACGTCGCACAACCTTACGAACTCATCAACCTCCTCTGGCGAGAACCATCTGTCTGCTATCCTGCTCGCTGGAGCATGAGGGTCACTGTCCAGAACAAAAAAGTTGAGTCCAAGTTTTCTTCCCTCAAGGATAGTCATCCAGCCAAGCTGACCACCTCCGAGGATTCCAACCTTCATATCATCCCTCTATCTTCATGTTTAGAACCTTTTCTTTAAGTTTCTCTCTATACTCTCTGAGCTTGCTTGCCAACTCGGGGTACTTTATTGATAGTATCCTTACCGCCAAAAGCCCTGCGTTGGTGGAGTTTCCTATGGCTACCGTTGCAACTGGAATTCCCGCCGGCATCTGAACTATAGAGTACAGGGAGTCAATCCCTGACATATGTTTGGACGGCACGGGTACACCTATCACTGGAAGGGTTGTGAGAGAGGCAACCATACCAGGAAGGTGGGCAGCACCACCGGCACCTGCGATTATAATTTCAATTCCCCTCTCTTCCGCGGTCTTTGCATACTCGTACATGAGCTCTGGTGTTCTATGGGCTGAAACGACTCTGTTTTCATGGGGTATGCCAAACTCCCTCAGTATATCGGAAGCCCCCTTCATATGTTCCCAGTCCGATATGCTTCCCATTATCACACCGACGAGTGGTTTTTCCATAGGAAAATTATATCTGTGAAGTTTGAAGAATTTAGGAGAGAACTGAAAAACCTAGAAAAGTTTGCACAGGGGTGGAGAGGCGTCATATACACTGGAGAATGGGAGGGTAGAAGGGTCAGTGTAAAGGTAGCGAAGAGCAAAGATGTCTTGAAAGCCATAAATAAGGAGGCACAGATACTTGAAAAACTCAAGGGCATCCCAGGTTTTCCCCAGATACTGACCAAGGGAGAAGACTTCTTTGTTTACGAATTTATAGAGGGGAAGCCCTTAGGTAAGGTTGACCTAACTCCTGAACAGGAGAAGAAGGTGCTGAGAACTCTATTGACCTTTGCCTACATGTTGGACAACCTTGGCATAAACAGGGATGAATTCGCACAGGTTTATAAAAACGCTCTACTGGATAACGAAGGGAAAGTTTATCTCCTGGACTTTGAAAGGGGTAAGTTTAGTAAAAGACCTTCCAATGTACCTCAGTTTTTGCAGCTTTTATACAGAAAGGGGTATCTGAACATAGATGAGGCGGTTGAGCTGGGCAGGAGATATATGAGGGACAGGGAAGGTGTCTTTACGGAGCTTATGGCTAAGTTAGAATAAAAAAATGAACCTTTTAAAGAACTATAACCTTTCAAAACTCACAACCATAAGGATAGGTGGGAAAGCTAAGTTTTTTGCTCAGCCAGCTGACTTTAATGAATTGAGGGAGCTTATCTTATTCTCTAGGGAGAAAGATATACCCATTTACGTGCTTGGAGGTGGTTCAAATACCATATTTGGGGACATAGGAGGGCTCGTGATAAGCCTGAGAAAACTGACGGGTATGAAAGTAGAAAGAAAAGGTGAAGTTTTCCTTATAGAATCCTTGGCGGGGACACCCCTCCGGGAAATAGTAAGTCTCTCAGTGAAAGAGAACCTGGATGGTCTTTACAGGCTGGTGGGCTTTCCGGCTACACTTGGAGGCGCCATAGCTATGAATGCAGGTGCCTTTGGTGTTGAAATTTCCAGCTTCGTCAGAAGGGTTATCTTTGTTGACTGGAACGGGGAAATAAAGGAAAAAAACTCTGAAGAGATAGAGTTTTCCTACAGGAGCTCTCCCTTTCCCCGAGAAGGGTTGGTCTTGTCCTGCCTCCTTGAGCTTCCCAGAAGTGATACTCCTGTGGAAGGCGAGTTTAAAAGAATAAGGGAGAAGAGGAAGAGAACCCAGCCTATTGACAAGCCAACAAGCGGGTCAACCTTTAAGAACCCGTATCCCCTGTATGCAGGTGAACTACTTGAAAGGGTGGGTATGAAGTCCTACAGAATCGGTGACGTATCCTTTTCAGAGAAGCACTCCAACTTCCTGATAAACCATGGTGAGGGGAGATATGGGGATGTCCTCAAGCTTGTGAACGAAGCTAAAAGGCGGGTTTACGAGGAGTTCGGTGTCAGGCTTGAAGAGGAGGTGAGGTTTATTGAGGATAGTGGTGTTGATGGGTGGAAGGTCCTCTGAAAGAGAGGTCTCCCTAAAAACCGGCAGTGCTGTGGCTACCGCGCTTAGAGAGCTTGGACATGAAGTTTTTGAGCTTGACCTTACACCAGACCTACCGTGTAAACTCCTTGAACTCAAGCCAGACAAGGTGTTTATAGCCTTACATGGTCCTTACGGCGAAGATGGTAGGGTTCAGGGACTCCTTGATATTATGGGTATACCTTACACAGGCTCCGGGGTTTTGGGTAGCGCTATAGCCATGGATAAGGAGATAACAAAGAGACTCCTGAGTTCCGAAGGCATACCAACACCTCCGTGGACTTGCGTGAAGAGAGGCGGAAGTGTACCAAACTGGAGTCTGTTTCCGGCGGTTGTTAAGCCCGCAGACCAGGGGTCAAGTGTTGGACTCTCGGTAGTTTATACACAAGATGAACTGGAAAAAGCTGTTAAAGAACTCTTTGAACTTACCGATAAAGTGCTTGTAGAGTCTTTTGTTGAGGGTAGGGATATGACCGTGGGCATACTTAAGGATAAAGCTCTACCGGTTATTGAGATTAGACCCAAGAAGGGTATCTATGACTATGAAAGTAAATACACAAAGGGAGCTACAGAGTATGTGTTTCTGGAGGATGAGGCACTTTCAGAGGAGCTACAGGATATGGCTCTGAGGGTGCATAACTTACTTCAGTTGAGAGACTTTTCGCGTGTAGATTTCAGGGTTGATAGAGAGGGTAAGCCATACGTACTTGAAGTCAATACCGTCCCCGGAATGACGGAACTGAGCCTGTTCCCAATGGCGTGCAAAAGAGCAGGCATAGACTTTAAAGAGATGTTGGTTATAATACTTAGCTAAGCTTTTTGGAGGGAGTTGTGAAAAAAAAACATAACGCTAAGAGAAAGGCTCAGAAGCTGTTTTCTCTTATTCTCTTTACCTCCTGGATAAGTTTTATGGCCTTTGCAGGTTTCTTTGCTCCTTCCTTTTTAGCCCAGTTACCATTCTTTAAAGTAAAACAGATAGAACTCAATGGGAATGAAAAGATATCCTTTGAGGAAATAAAGAGCATAGTT from Hydrogenivirga caldilitoris includes these protein-coding regions:
- the murB gene encoding UDP-N-acetylmuramate dehydrogenase produces the protein MNLLKNYNLSKLTTIRIGGKAKFFAQPADFNELRELILFSREKDIPIYVLGGGSNTIFGDIGGLVISLRKLTGMKVERKGEVFLIESLAGTPLREIVSLSVKENLDGLYRLVGFPATLGGAIAMNAGAFGVEISSFVRRVIFVDWNGEIKEKNSEEIEFSYRSSPFPREGLVLSCLLELPRSDTPVEGEFKRIREKRKRTQPIDKPTSGSTFKNPYPLYAGELLERVGMKSYRIGDVSFSEKHSNFLINHGEGRYGDVLKLVNEAKRRVYEEFGVRLEEEVRFIEDSGVDGWKVL
- the purE gene encoding 5-(carboxyamino)imidazole ribonucleotide mutase translates to MEKPLVGVIMGSISDWEHMKGASDILREFGIPHENRVVSAHRTPELMYEYAKTAEERGIEIIIAGAGGAAHLPGMVASLTTLPVIGVPVPSKHMSGIDSLYSIVQMPAGIPVATVAIGNSTNAGLLAVRILSIKYPELASKLREYREKLKEKVLNMKIEG
- a CDS encoding D-alanine--D-alanine ligase family protein, with protein sequence MRIVVLMGGRSSEREVSLKTGSAVATALRELGHEVFELDLTPDLPCKLLELKPDKVFIALHGPYGEDGRVQGLLDIMGIPYTGSGVLGSAIAMDKEITKRLLSSEGIPTPPWTCVKRGGSVPNWSLFPAVVKPADQGSSVGLSVVYTQDELEKAVKELFELTDKVLVESFVEGRDMTVGILKDKALPVIEIRPKKGIYDYESKYTKGATEYVFLEDEALSEELQDMALRVHNLLQLRDFSRVDFRVDREGKPYVLEVNTVPGMTELSLFPMACKRAGIDFKEMLVIILS